A single region of the Marinobacter nanhaiticus D15-8W genome encodes:
- the rimK gene encoding 30S ribosomal protein S6--L-glutamate ligase has translation MKIAVLSRNKSLYSTRRLVEEGLNRGHEVRVVDCLHCYMNITSANPEIHYRREILDDFDVVIPRIGASVTFYGTAVLRQFEMMGVFPVNESVAISRSRDKLRSLQLLARKGVGMPVTGFANKPDDVPELIRMVGGSPVVIKLLQGTQGIGVVLAETRKAAESVIEAFMGLKADILVQEFIKEAGGADIRCFVIGEKVIAAMKRQAGEGEFRSNLHRGGTASLVRISPEERRTAIAAAKAMGLNVAGVDLLRSSRGPLVMEVNSSPGLEGIETATGKNIAGMIIDWTEKNQKPWKTRTKGRG, from the coding sequence ATGAAAATTGCCGTACTTTCGCGCAATAAGTCGCTCTACTCCACCCGACGACTGGTCGAGGAAGGCCTTAACCGGGGGCATGAGGTGCGGGTGGTCGACTGCCTCCATTGCTATATGAATATCACCTCGGCCAACCCGGAAATCCATTACCGCCGGGAAATCCTGGATGATTTTGATGTGGTGATCCCGCGTATTGGTGCGTCAGTCACCTTCTACGGCACTGCGGTGCTGCGCCAGTTCGAGATGATGGGCGTGTTCCCGGTCAATGAATCGGTGGCCATCAGCCGTTCCCGGGATAAGCTCCGGTCGCTGCAGCTCCTGGCGCGCAAGGGTGTGGGTATGCCGGTCACCGGTTTCGCCAACAAACCGGACGACGTGCCCGAGCTGATCCGCATGGTGGGCGGATCGCCCGTGGTGATCAAACTGTTGCAGGGCACTCAGGGTATCGGGGTGGTATTGGCGGAAACCCGCAAGGCAGCTGAAAGTGTGATCGAGGCCTTCATGGGTCTGAAAGCGGACATCCTCGTGCAGGAATTCATCAAGGAAGCCGGTGGTGCTGACATTCGCTGTTTCGTGATCGGTGAAAAGGTGATCGCGGCCATGAAGCGCCAGGCCGGGGAAGGGGAGTTCCGCTCCAACCTGCATCGTGGCGGTACAGCCTCGTTGGTGCGCATTTCGCCGGAAGAGCGCCGCACTGCAATCGCTGCTGCAAAAGCGATGGGTTTGAACGTAGCCGGGGTGGATTTGCTACGCTCCAGTCGTGGGCCGTTGGTGATGGAGGTGAACTCCTCGCCGGGGCTTGAGGGCATTGAAACAGCGACCGGCAAAAACATCGCGGGTATGATCATCGATTGGACGGAAAAGAACCAGAAGCCCTGGAAAACCCGTACCAAAGGGAGAGGTTGA
- the phrB gene encoding deoxyribodipyrimidine photo-lyase, with product MPQLVWFRNDLRVADNPALVAACNEDDKVEACFILTPDQWQEHDWSPARVNLILDHVEDLGRQLAGLGIPLHILQAKRFSESLDALEKLTKERSVTTVHINEEYAVNERRRDKTAHQRLQKLDIALHKYRDQTVAPVGTILTQQDQPYSVFTPFSRSWWDWVEKANPQSLAIPKPQGPKIKAPERPQTPSNFRKAPPPLVKSGEDAAHDALQEFLDERANHYKDERDFPSLNGTSLLSPYLASGILSGRQCVQAGREALKSQPSSKGIRTWLNEICWRDFYVNILYHYPRVSMHRAFKPETEELTWNDPENVLEAWKEGRTGVPLVDAAMRQLNETGWMHNRLRMVTAMFLSKNLFLDWRLGEAYFMQNLVDGFLASNNGGWQWSASTGTDAAPYFRVFNPMTQSERFDPRGDFIRRYLPELRDLDNKRIHNPSAGGTVPKGYVRPIVDLKESRKDAIARFQALKK from the coding sequence ATGCCGCAACTGGTCTGGTTCCGCAACGACCTCCGCGTCGCCGACAACCCGGCCCTGGTGGCCGCCTGCAATGAGGATGATAAGGTCGAAGCGTGTTTCATCCTGACGCCGGACCAATGGCAGGAGCATGACTGGTCGCCCGCACGGGTCAACCTCATCCTCGACCACGTTGAAGACCTCGGGCGACAGCTTGCGGGACTCGGCATTCCCCTGCATATCCTGCAGGCGAAGCGCTTCAGCGAAAGCCTGGACGCTCTGGAAAAGCTGACAAAGGAACGCAGCGTCACTACGGTCCATATCAACGAGGAGTATGCGGTCAACGAAAGACGCCGGGACAAGACGGCGCACCAGCGTCTGCAGAAGCTGGACATCGCACTGCACAAATACCGGGACCAGACCGTCGCGCCCGTCGGCACAATCCTCACCCAGCAGGACCAGCCCTATTCGGTGTTCACACCGTTTTCACGCAGTTGGTGGGACTGGGTCGAGAAAGCCAATCCCCAGAGCCTGGCAATCCCCAAACCCCAGGGTCCAAAAATCAAGGCGCCAGAACGCCCCCAAACGCCTTCGAACTTCCGCAAGGCGCCGCCCCCATTGGTCAAGAGCGGTGAAGATGCCGCACATGATGCGCTACAGGAATTTCTCGATGAGCGCGCGAACCACTACAAGGACGAGCGCGATTTCCCGTCGCTCAATGGGACGAGCCTGCTCTCGCCGTATCTGGCCAGTGGCATCCTGTCCGGCCGCCAATGCGTGCAAGCTGGGCGGGAAGCGCTAAAGTCCCAACCCAGCTCCAAGGGCATCCGCACCTGGCTCAACGAAATCTGCTGGCGTGATTTCTACGTCAACATCCTCTATCACTATCCGCGAGTCAGCATGCACCGGGCCTTCAAACCGGAGACGGAGGAGCTCACCTGGAACGACCCTGAGAATGTATTGGAGGCCTGGAAGGAAGGACGTACCGGGGTGCCACTGGTGGATGCTGCCATGCGCCAGCTCAACGAGACCGGCTGGATGCACAATCGACTGCGGATGGTGACCGCGATGTTCCTGTCGAAGAACCTGTTCCTCGACTGGCGGCTGGGTGAAGCCTACTTCATGCAGAACCTGGTGGATGGCTTCCTCGCCTCCAACAACGGCGGCTGGCAGTGGAGCGCATCCACCGGCACCGATGCAGCGCCCTACTTCCGGGTATTTAACCCGATGACGCAGAGTGAGCGCTTCGACCCACGCGGGGACTTCATTCGCCGCTACCTGCCCGAACTGCGGGACCTGGACAATAAACGTATCCACAATCCATCCGCCGGCGGCACCGTGCCTAAGGGTTACGTTCGCCCCATCGTCGACCTCAAGGAAAGTCGTAAGGATGCCATCGCCCGGTTTCAGGCCCTGAAAAAATAA
- a CDS encoding ATP-dependent zinc protease, producing the protein MTKNDTAASASKNLVALGWREWLGLPELGIERIKAKIDTGARTSCLHTFRMEPYTQDNERRVRFWVHPYQNDLHTVVECDASVLDERVVSDSGGHREQRLVIVTPVVVGDTSWDIEMTLTNRDSMRFRMLLGRTAMAGRALVQPQHSYLAGEPAIGSNQ; encoded by the coding sequence ATGACGAAAAATGACACCGCGGCTTCGGCCAGCAAGAACCTGGTTGCCCTGGGGTGGCGTGAATGGCTGGGATTGCCGGAACTGGGTATCGAACGGATCAAGGCGAAGATCGATACCGGTGCCCGTACTTCCTGCCTTCACACCTTCAGGATGGAGCCGTATACCCAGGACAACGAACGTCGGGTGCGCTTTTGGGTGCACCCCTACCAGAACGATCTCCATACGGTGGTGGAATGTGATGCTTCTGTTCTCGACGAGCGGGTGGTGTCGGATTCCGGTGGTCACCGGGAGCAGCGATTGGTGATTGTCACGCCGGTAGTGGTGGGCGATACCAGCTGGGACATCGAGATGACACTGACCAATCGCGATTCCATGCGATTTCGCATGCTGCTGGGTCGCACGGCGATGGCCGGCCGCGCCTTGGTACAGCCCCAACATTCTTATCTGGCCGGAGAGCCGGCCATCGGGAGCAATCAATGA
- a CDS encoding succinylglutamate desuccinylase/aspartoacylase family protein: protein MARAPFKIAGEEIPAGTRKTVEVPVAKLYTHTPLHIPVEVVHGRREGPVLLVCAAIHGDEINGVEIIRRVLRYGALRHLRGTLIAVPIVNVFGFVQRTRYLPDRRDLNRCFPGSESGTLGGRIAYLFRTQIMENVTHIIDLHTGAIHRFNLPQIRAELKNPETIRIAEAFGAPIILNASLREGTLREYADSLDIPVITYEGGEALRFDDVIISSGVRGIIRVMRALEMLPPKASRIKVTKRSEVAATSTWVRADIDGIMRPIVRLGQRVRKGQKLAVIADPFGETETALTASVSGIVIGMNNLPLVNEGEAIYHIARFDEIAEAEKAMDYFRSKLDPEVTEAVLPVHPWDDQQK from the coding sequence ATGGCACGGGCGCCTTTTAAGATCGCCGGTGAAGAAATTCCGGCGGGCACGCGGAAGACGGTTGAAGTTCCCGTGGCTAAGCTCTATACCCATACGCCGTTGCATATCCCCGTGGAAGTGGTGCATGGGCGTCGCGAGGGGCCGGTGCTACTGGTATGCGCGGCGATTCACGGTGACGAGATCAACGGCGTGGAGATCATCCGGCGCGTGCTGCGCTACGGGGCATTGCGCCACCTGCGCGGTACCCTGATTGCGGTGCCGATCGTCAACGTCTTCGGTTTTGTCCAGCGCACCCGCTATCTTCCTGATCGGCGTGACCTCAACCGCTGCTTCCCCGGTTCCGAGAGCGGTACCCTGGGTGGACGGATTGCCTATCTGTTCCGCACCCAGATCATGGAGAATGTCACCCATATCATCGACCTGCACACCGGGGCTATCCATCGCTTCAACCTGCCGCAGATCCGCGCCGAGCTGAAGAATCCTGAAACGATTCGCATCGCCGAAGCCTTCGGCGCACCGATCATCCTCAACGCCAGCCTCCGAGAGGGGACCCTGCGGGAATATGCCGACTCGCTGGACATCCCGGTCATCACCTACGAGGGCGGCGAGGCGCTACGGTTCGACGATGTCATCATCTCCAGCGGTGTACGAGGCATTATCCGGGTCATGCGTGCGCTCGAGATGCTGCCGCCCAAGGCATCGCGTATCAAAGTTACGAAGCGGTCTGAAGTCGCGGCGACCTCAACCTGGGTACGGGCGGATATTGATGGCATCATGCGTCCCATCGTCCGGCTTGGGCAGCGCGTGCGCAAAGGGCAGAAGCTGGCGGTAATTGCAGATCCATTCGGCGAGACCGAAACGGCGCTCACGGCCTCGGTGTCCGGCATCGTCATCGGCATGAACAATCTGCCGCTGGTGAATGAAGGCGAGGCGATCTACCACATTGCCCGGTTCGATGAGATTGCCGAGGCAGAGAAGGCGATGGATTACTTCCGCTCCAAGCTGGACCCGGAAGTGACCGAGGCGGTGTTGCCGGTCCATCCTTGGGATGATCAGCAAAAGTAA
- a CDS encoding START domain-containing protein: MRLLNRRRFSMALATLLLPFDLTLAGALPGDDADWELRKESDDIRIYTTGLPGSDFEAFKAVADLDASLPQLMAVMIDPESCTEWVHNCTISRAFGDGDFNDRYAYSVNDMPWPVQDRDYVIRIRTRGNEDAHVVVMDLNAIPDARKDNDDYVRVEKSDTLYRFESLGPDQTRLTWIQHTEPNGSIPSWLVNSLIVDIPLESMRKLESVAQKPRYAGYKLVFSPSGELVDVVKSEGDVE, encoded by the coding sequence TTGAGACTGTTGAACCGTAGACGTTTTTCCATGGCCCTGGCGACTCTGCTGCTCCCCTTCGACCTCACCCTGGCCGGCGCCCTCCCTGGTGACGATGCGGACTGGGAGCTGCGCAAGGAAAGCGACGATATCCGCATCTATACCACCGGTTTGCCCGGCTCCGACTTCGAAGCCTTCAAGGCCGTGGCCGATCTGGATGCATCCCTACCGCAATTGATGGCGGTCATGATCGATCCCGAATCCTGCACGGAATGGGTCCACAACTGCACGATCTCCCGCGCTTTCGGCGACGGCGATTTCAATGACCGCTATGCCTACTCGGTTAACGACATGCCCTGGCCGGTCCAGGACCGCGACTATGTGATTCGTATCCGCACCCGGGGAAACGAGGACGCTCATGTGGTGGTGATGGACCTCAACGCCATCCCCGACGCCCGCAAGGACAACGATGACTATGTCCGGGTCGAGAAGTCCGACACCCTCTACCGCTTCGAATCCCTCGGTCCCGACCAGACCCGCCTGACCTGGATTCAGCACACCGAACCCAACGGCTCGATTCCAAGCTGGTTAGTGAATTCGCTGATCGTCGATATCCCACTGGAATCCATGCGCAAGCTTGAATCCGTCGCGCAGAAGCCTCGCTATGCAGGGTACAAGCTGGTCTTCAGTCCATCCGGCGAGCTGGTCGATGTCGTAAAATCGGAGGGTGACGTCGAATAA
- the prmC gene encoding peptide chain release factor N(5)-glutamine methyltransferase — MNKVELTVAELLVDAAGRIGGDSPRLDAELLLSAVLDRSATWFRTWPERVVATDDIVAFERLVQQRVAGHPIAHLLGHQGFWSLSLNVSQHTLIPRPDTECLVEAALELPLPQDARVLDLGTGTGAIALALASERGGWTIMATDAVDDAVTLARDNARHLGLPVKVEKSHWFRDLTPERFDLIVSNPPYIAANDRHLGEGDVRFEPSSALVSGADGLDAIREITTQAPDWLVPGAWLMLEHGFDQGKAVRALFDKSGFDTVETRRDYGGNDRFTVGRWQADSDPATTERAGEK, encoded by the coding sequence ATGAATAAGGTCGAGCTCACAGTCGCTGAATTACTGGTTGATGCCGCCGGCCGGATTGGCGGCGACAGCCCGCGACTCGATGCCGAGCTTTTGCTTTCGGCGGTCCTCGATCGCAGCGCCACCTGGTTCAGGACCTGGCCCGAGCGTGTTGTTGCGACCGATGATATCGTCGCGTTCGAGCGTCTCGTCCAGCAGCGTGTGGCCGGCCATCCGATCGCCCATCTGCTGGGGCACCAGGGTTTCTGGAGCCTTTCCCTCAATGTCAGCCAACATACCCTGATTCCGCGACCGGATACTGAATGTCTGGTTGAAGCAGCGCTCGAGCTTCCGCTTCCGCAAGATGCCCGTGTGCTGGACCTGGGTACAGGCACTGGAGCAATCGCGCTTGCTTTGGCCAGCGAGCGGGGCGGCTGGACAATCATGGCCACCGACGCGGTGGACGACGCTGTGACCCTGGCGCGCGATAATGCGCGGCATCTGGGACTTCCGGTGAAAGTCGAAAAGAGTCACTGGTTTCGGGATTTGACCCCGGAACGCTTTGATCTCATCGTGAGTAATCCGCCTTATATTGCTGCAAATGACCGGCATTTGGGCGAGGGTGACGTTCGTTTCGAACCGTCGTCGGCCCTGGTCTCCGGCGCCGATGGGCTGGATGCGATTCGGGAGATTACGACCCAGGCGCCTGACTGGCTCGTCCCGGGCGCGTGGCTGATGCTCGAGCATGGCTTCGACCAGGGTAAGGCCGTTCGTGCTCTGTTCGACAAGTCCGGATTCGATACCGTGGAAACGCGCCGGGACTATGGCGGCAATGACCGGTTCACGGTGGGTCGATGGCAAGCGGATAGTGATCCGGCAACAACAGAACGGGCGGGGGAGAAATGA
- a CDS encoding PhoH family protein produces MYVLDTNVLIHDPNALLNFEEHDVIIPMTVLEELDSLKSGKQAVAADCRQAIRNIDKLLGDASPKNIERGVPIVRARKAEPLGTLSILMSAEHTGSHSLPEHLNDNKIINTLAALQARHTDRDIILVSKDINMRLKARGFGVEAQDYHNDQLLDDIDLLPKGYREFSNSFWDNIAKVETIQREGVTEHILKREGELAKLNINEFVIDEQGFVGKVVDIEEEQLVLQDLHQQDLLNREVWGLTPRDIYQAIALNLLMDPDVHLVNLTGSAGSGKTILALAACIELTVASKTYKRIIATRSTQGLDEDIGFLPGTEAEKMEPWLGAIVDNLEALHEDDENMTASVDYILSKVPLHFKSLNYIRGRSFQHSLIIIDESQNLTPHQIKTIITRAGNGSKVICLGNLAQIDTPYLSGLSSGLTYMTERFKNFRHGGHIHLQGVPRSALAEFAEANL; encoded by the coding sequence ATGTACGTCCTCGACACCAACGTCCTGATCCATGACCCCAACGCCCTGCTCAACTTCGAAGAACACGATGTCATCATCCCCATGACTGTCCTGGAAGAGCTGGACAGCCTGAAGTCCGGCAAGCAAGCAGTCGCGGCGGACTGCCGTCAGGCGATTCGCAACATCGACAAACTGTTGGGTGACGCCAGTCCGAAGAATATCGAGCGCGGTGTTCCCATCGTACGGGCGCGTAAGGCGGAGCCGCTCGGGACCCTGTCGATCCTGATGAGCGCAGAGCACACGGGTAGTCATTCCCTTCCGGAGCATCTGAACGACAATAAGATCATCAATACCCTGGCAGCCCTACAGGCTCGTCATACGGATCGAGACATCATCCTGGTGAGCAAGGACATCAACATGCGCCTCAAGGCGCGCGGGTTCGGCGTGGAGGCCCAGGATTACCACAACGATCAGTTGCTGGACGACATCGACCTGCTCCCCAAGGGCTACCGGGAATTCAGCAATTCCTTCTGGGACAACATCGCCAAGGTGGAAACCATCCAGCGCGAAGGCGTGACCGAACATATCCTCAAGCGCGAGGGCGAACTGGCGAAACTCAACATCAACGAGTTCGTCATCGACGAGCAGGGCTTTGTCGGCAAGGTGGTAGATATCGAGGAAGAGCAGCTAGTGCTGCAGGATCTCCACCAGCAGGATCTGTTGAACAGGGAAGTCTGGGGCCTCACTCCCAGGGACATCTACCAGGCCATCGCCCTCAATCTGCTGATGGACCCGGACGTCCACCTGGTGAACCTCACGGGCTCCGCCGGCTCAGGCAAGACCATCCTGGCACTTGCCGCCTGTATTGAGCTGACCGTGGCAAGCAAGACCTACAAGCGCATCATTGCCACCCGCAGCACCCAGGGCCTGGACGAGGATATCGGCTTCCTACCCGGCACCGAGGCGGAGAAGATGGAACCCTGGCTAGGGGCAATCGTCGACAACCTGGAAGCCCTCCACGAAGACGACGAAAACATGACTGCCAGCGTGGACTACATCCTGTCCAAGGTGCCGCTACACTTCAAATCCCTGAACTACATCCGCGGACGCAGCTTCCAGCATAGCCTGATCATTATCGACGAGTCCCAGAACCTGACCCCGCACCAGATCAAGACGATCATCACCCGGGCCGGCAATGGCTCCAAGGTCATCTGCCTGGGTAACCTCGCGCAGATCGATACGCCTTACCTAAGTGGATTGAGTTCGGGTCTGACCTACATGACGGAGCGTTTCAAGAACTTCCGGCACGGGGGGCACATCCACCTTCAGGGAGTGCCGAGGTCGGCCTTGGCAGAGTTTGCGGAGGCGAATCTTTAG
- a CDS encoding HPP family protein encodes MTVLAREIMTPSVKAVPQSWTMDQFTRFLTDHEITGSPVSDAEGRIIGIATLKDVAEFRWSSSRPSDAEQQLTPEEQQEARRLRMFIFEEMSKLPVEVRDIMTPIVVSVTEDTPVREIADLMMEEHLHRIFVTHEGEVTGIITTYDMLKLISNDDLARRCLP; translated from the coding sequence ATGACGGTTCTCGCGCGCGAGATCATGACACCCAGTGTTAAGGCCGTACCCCAGTCCTGGACGATGGACCAGTTCACCCGGTTCCTCACCGATCACGAGATCACCGGCAGCCCTGTGAGCGACGCTGAGGGCCGCATCATCGGTATCGCCACCCTCAAGGATGTTGCCGAATTCCGCTGGTCCTCCTCGCGGCCTTCCGATGCCGAACAGCAATTAACCCCCGAGGAACAGCAGGAAGCCCGCCGTCTGCGCATGTTCATCTTCGAGGAAATGAGCAAGCTGCCGGTGGAAGTCCGCGACATCATGACGCCGATCGTTGTATCCGTGACCGAGGACACGCCGGTCCGGGAGATTGCCGATCTCATGATGGAGGAACACCTGCACCGGATTTTTGTTACCCACGAAGGAGAAGTGACTGGCATCATCACCACCTACGACATGCTGAAACTGATCTCCAACGACGACCTGGCCCGCCGCTGCCTACCATGA
- a CDS encoding HesA/MoeB/ThiF family protein, with protein sequence MLNDDELMRYSRQLLLPQLDVQGQLRLKGSQVLIVGAGGLGCPVALYLGGAGVGKLVIADDDTVELPNLQRQVAFRHTDLGRAKAECLAEQVRATNPEIEVDALTCRLAGEAMIEQVRGADVVVDCTDNFTTRFAINRACVGAGVPLVSGAAIRGEGQVSVFDSRQSDTPCYQCLYPETGDEALSCSEAGVIGPLVGLIGACQAMETIKVMTGVGEPLTGRLLLLDAWRMDWREMKLARDPACPICSG encoded by the coding sequence ATGCTGAATGACGACGAACTGATGCGCTACAGCCGCCAGTTGCTCCTGCCGCAACTCGACGTGCAGGGCCAGCTCCGGCTCAAGGGAAGCCAGGTGCTTATCGTGGGCGCTGGTGGCCTGGGGTGCCCGGTGGCGCTCTATCTGGGCGGCGCCGGTGTCGGAAAGTTGGTCATCGCAGATGACGATACCGTTGAGCTGCCGAATCTCCAGCGTCAGGTGGCCTTTCGTCACACCGATCTCGGCCGGGCCAAGGCGGAGTGTCTGGCTGAGCAGGTTCGCGCTACCAACCCAGAGATCGAAGTTGATGCCCTGACCTGCCGGCTGGCCGGTGAGGCCATGATCGAGCAGGTGCGCGGCGCCGACGTGGTGGTTGACTGCACCGATAACTTCACCACCCGGTTCGCCATCAATCGTGCCTGCGTTGGTGCCGGTGTTCCGCTCGTCTCCGGCGCAGCTATCCGCGGCGAGGGGCAGGTCAGCGTGTTCGATAGCCGTCAATCGGATACGCCTTGCTATCAGTGCCTCTATCCCGAAACCGGCGATGAAGCCCTCAGTTGCTCCGAAGCAGGCGTTATCGGACCGTTAGTCGGCCTGATTGGTGCCTGTCAGGCCATGGAAACCATCAAGGTGATGACCGGTGTCGGCGAGCCCCTGACCGGGCGCTTGTTGCTGCTGGATGCCTGGCGCATGGACTGGCGCGAGATGAAACTGGCTCGCGATCCGGCATGTCCGATATGTAGTGGTTAG
- a CDS encoding mechanosensitive ion channel family protein — MEIWQSLVGELTSINWGAWIRVAVLLVVGFVLATLAARSTTGFLRSRSSRHVTAMFRRVVFYAVFVIFIVAALREAGFAPDVLLGAAGILTVAIGFASQTSASNMISGLFLLVEKPFEIGNFIEVEGTIGEVIGIDMLSVKLRTADNLYVRIPNETIIKTRVINRSRFPIRRLDLTIGIAYRENVRRVEGLLLELARSNSHCLEEPRPFVQMTAFGPSSVDLQFSYWVPADKVLEGRSEMMEDIKATFDRENIEIPFPHTSVYAGSQSAPFQIELVSGKGAKQDVTHDEK; from the coding sequence GTGGAGATCTGGCAGTCGCTGGTTGGCGAACTGACATCGATAAACTGGGGCGCCTGGATTCGCGTTGCGGTGCTGCTGGTGGTCGGCTTCGTGCTGGCAACCCTGGCGGCCCGCAGTACCACCGGCTTCCTGCGCAGCCGCTCGTCGCGCCATGTGACGGCGATGTTCCGGCGCGTGGTGTTCTATGCGGTGTTCGTGATCTTTATCGTCGCCGCCTTGCGGGAAGCTGGATTTGCGCCGGATGTGTTGCTCGGGGCTGCGGGTATCCTTACGGTCGCCATTGGTTTCGCGTCCCAGACTTCAGCCTCCAATATGATCAGCGGACTCTTCCTGTTGGTGGAGAAGCCGTTCGAGATCGGCAACTTCATCGAAGTGGAAGGCACGATCGGTGAGGTCATCGGCATCGACATGCTGAGCGTAAAGCTGCGTACGGCCGATAACCTCTACGTGCGCATTCCCAACGAGACCATCATCAAGACCCGCGTGATCAATCGTTCGCGTTTTCCCATTCGTCGCCTGGACCTGACCATCGGCATCGCCTATAGGGAAAACGTGCGTCGCGTGGAGGGACTGCTGCTGGAGCTCGCCCGAAGCAACAGTCATTGCCTGGAGGAGCCCAGACCCTTTGTACAGATGACGGCCTTTGGCCCGTCGTCCGTGGACCTGCAGTTTTCCTATTGGGTTCCAGCCGATAAGGTATTGGAAGGCCGTAGCGAAATGATGGAAGACATCAAGGCGACATTTGATCGGGAGAACATCGAGATCCCGTTCCCGCATACCAGCGTCTATGCCGGTAGCCAGTCGGCACCGTTCCAGATAGAGCTGGTTAGTGGGAAGGGAGCCAAACAGGACGTGACCCATGACGAAAAATGA
- a CDS encoding IS110 family transposase translates to MTVSVIGLDIAKNTFQVHGVDEQGQRVVNRSLKRHQLRQWFATLDRAEDCVVGMEACGTCHYWARELEKLGYRPRIMKAAFVKPFRRGQKNDARDAEAICEAVQRPSMRFVPLKTVEQQAMLGLLQVRERLIRERTRLINQTRALLLEQGISIGLGRKRFRETLPDILEDGENDLPMLLRDTVADIYDDYRVLEGRIERLTRRIEAVARQDKVCQRLQALEGVGALTATLLRALIGDAKPFRCGRDFAAYLGLTPRQHSSGDKERLLSITKAGNGLLRRFLVHGARAALQRVGDKQDARSAWLQGLLRRRPHNVVVVALAAKNARIALAMVKGDSAYTPA, encoded by the coding sequence ATGACAGTGTCAGTAATCGGACTCGATATTGCAAAGAACACGTTCCAGGTCCATGGCGTGGATGAGCAGGGGCAGCGCGTAGTGAACCGGTCCTTGAAGCGCCATCAGTTGCGGCAGTGGTTCGCGACCCTGGATCGCGCGGAGGATTGTGTGGTCGGCATGGAAGCCTGTGGCACGTGCCATTACTGGGCGCGCGAGCTGGAGAAACTGGGTTACCGGCCACGGATCATGAAGGCGGCTTTCGTTAAGCCCTTCCGTCGGGGGCAGAAGAACGATGCCCGGGATGCCGAGGCGATCTGCGAAGCGGTGCAGCGGCCCTCGATGCGCTTTGTGCCGCTGAAGACGGTCGAGCAACAGGCCATGTTGGGACTGCTACAGGTCCGCGAGCGTCTGATCCGGGAACGCACCCGCCTGATCAACCAGACGCGGGCGCTGTTACTGGAACAAGGCATCAGTATTGGCTTGGGCCGCAAACGTTTCCGCGAGACGCTGCCTGACATTCTTGAGGATGGTGAGAACGACTTACCAATGCTGCTGCGGGACACGGTGGCGGACATCTATGATGACTACCGGGTTCTGGAAGGCCGTATCGAACGTCTGACGCGGCGTATTGAGGCCGTTGCCCGACAGGATAAGGTTTGCCAGCGGCTGCAAGCCCTCGAAGGTGTGGGGGCCCTGACGGCCACCTTGCTACGGGCGCTCATCGGCGATGCCAAGCCCTTCCGTTGCGGTCGCGACTTCGCCGCGTATCTGGGGCTAACGCCACGCCAGCATTCCAGCGGCGACAAGGAGCGCTTATTAAGTATCACCAAGGCAGGTAACGGTCTGCTCAGGCGCTTTCTGGTTCACGGGGCACGAGCGGCCTTACAGCGTGTAGGGGACAAGCAGGATGCCCGCTCCGCCTGGCTGCAAGGCCTGTTGCGGCGCCGGCCCCACAATGTGGTGGTTGTGGCCCTGGCCGCCAAGAACGCGCGCATAGCCTTGGCTATGGTCAAGGGCGACAGCGCTTATACGCCGGCCTGA